In the Verrucomicrobiia bacterium genome, one interval contains:
- a CDS encoding Fur family transcriptional regulator, producing the protein MNAELPTLATTLKQQGYSLTKTRQLVFNALTDSDALSMNQLIRKLQHKMDRASVYRTVDLFEKIGIVNRLQIGWKYKLELSEIFAGHHHHASCMQCGKVVAFEESPELENDIHKLAETVGFSLTSHSLELRGLCPTCHQDDN; encoded by the coding sequence ATGAACGCCGAATTGCCAACCTTGGCCACCACCCTGAAGCAACAGGGGTACAGCCTGACTAAAACCCGTCAGCTGGTATTTAACGCCCTGACTGATAGCGACGCCCTCAGCATGAACCAGCTGATCCGCAAACTGCAGCACAAAATGGACCGGGCTAGCGTGTATCGCACGGTCGACCTGTTCGAGAAAATTGGCATAGTCAATCGGCTGCAGATTGGCTGGAAGTACAAACTAGAACTCAGCGAAATCTTTGCCGGGCACCATCACCATGCCAGCTGCATGCAGTGCGGCAAAGTGGTTGCTTTCGAGGAAAGCCCGGAACTAGAAAACGATATACATAAGTTGGCAGAAACAGTTGGCTTTAGCCTGACCAGCCACAGCCTTGAACTTCGCGGCCTCTGCCCTACCTGCCATCAGGATGACAATTAA
- a CDS encoding phosphatase PAP2 family protein → MSQTKKSAFPYKPLVVGLSAAAFLILCGVALQSATMGPLEKSIFTTLYDASDQLGIFALLITQLGNAWVLIAIVGLLFVLKWRPEPALTVLRAGLLSYILATVAKVLVGRPRPPLLLEEVISREIVVRGFGFPSGHVALATAVSLALLPYLPKRLWWLPVPWIILVAWSRLYLGVHTPLDVLAGFCLGVFVAAASTYIPVEKFAKR, encoded by the coding sequence ATGTCTCAAACAAAAAAGTCTGCTTTTCCGTACAAGCCACTTGTGGTGGGATTGTCGGCGGCAGCCTTTTTGATACTGTGTGGCGTAGCCCTGCAAAGTGCTACCATGGGCCCCCTAGAGAAGTCTATCTTTACCACCCTCTACGACGCCTCGGATCAATTAGGCATATTTGCCCTGCTTATTACGCAGCTGGGTAACGCCTGGGTGCTGATCGCTATAGTAGGGCTGCTGTTTGTGTTGAAGTGGCGCCCCGAACCGGCCCTAACGGTGCTGCGTGCTGGGTTGCTGTCGTACATCTTGGCCACCGTAGCCAAAGTACTGGTTGGTCGACCGCGACCGCCATTGTTGTTAGAAGAGGTCATATCGCGCGAGATAGTCGTACGGGGGTTTGGGTTTCCGTCCGGACATGTCGCGTTGGCTACGGCTGTCAGCTTGGCCCTCTTGCCGTACCTGCCCAAGCGGTTGTGGTGGCTGCCAGTGCCGTGGATTATCTTGGTGGCATGGTCTCGGCTGTACCTTGGCGTTCATACGCCACTAGATGTATTGGCTGGTTTTTGTCTGGGTGTTTTCGTGGCTGCTGCCAGCACCTACATACCTGTGGAAAAGTTCGCCAAAAGATAG
- a CDS encoding DNA-3-methyladenine glycosylase has protein sequence MHPDLTDSLRAARSLLGYELVHQTPESVTAGIIVETEAYDMHDPASHSFGGVRRRNAPMYQAAGTVYVYLIYGIHYCVNIVTGPEGHGQAVLIRALQPTQGIPLMQVRRRAQTAQNLTNGPAKAAQALGITAALNGSTLGGGPLSIRPGVAVDEIVETTRVGISRAVDKPWRFYIRDNPYVSRF, from the coding sequence ATGCACCCTGATCTTACAGATAGTCTCCGCGCTGCCCGCAGTCTGTTGGGCTATGAGCTAGTGCATCAGACGCCAGAAAGTGTAACGGCGGGTATTATTGTCGAGACCGAGGCCTATGACATGCACGATCCGGCTAGCCACTCTTTTGGCGGCGTGCGCCGTCGCAACGCGCCCATGTACCAAGCAGCCGGTACTGTCTATGTCTATTTGATATATGGCATACATTACTGCGTGAACATTGTGACTGGCCCCGAGGGGCATGGTCAGGCCGTGCTGATTCGTGCACTGCAGCCTACCCAGGGGATCCCCCTCATGCAGGTGCGGCGACGGGCGCAGACTGCCCAAAATCTCACCAATGGTCCAGCCAAAGCAGCCCAGGCCCTAGGCATCACTGCAGCGTTAAACGGCAGTACGCTTGGCGGCGGCCCGCTTTCTATCCGACCGGGTGTGGCTGTGGATGAAATAGTTGAAACCACTCGTGTTGGTATTTCTAGAGCGGTTGATAAGCCATGGCGATTTTACATCAGAGACAACCCTTACGTTTCAAGATTTTAG